The sequence GGAACATTTCGGTTCTCCGCAGGACATAGAGTGGGCGATCTCCGGAGACGATCTCTACCTCCTCCAGGCGCGCCCCATGACGGCGCTTCCGGAGGCGGCGAGCTGGAAGCCGCCCGTGCCGGGGTACTGGATGCGCAACTTCAGGCTCGGGGAGTGGCTCCCGGAGGCGATGACCCCGCTCTTCGCCGACTGGCTGCTCGGGCTGATAGAGGGCGGCTACCTGGGCGGCATGCGCGCCACGGTGGGCGCTATCCTTCCATTCCCGCACGCCGCGATAAACGGCTGGTACTACGCCGCCCTGCCCGAGCCGTCTTCGCGCCTCCTGGCCCGAGCCGTGCTCCAAAGCCGCGGACTCGTGCTGCCGGTCATGTTCAACGCCCTCGTCAGGGTCAACTTCGACCCCGTGGGCGCGGACCGCGCGGTCCTCGGCAGGCTCGCGGAGGAATGGCGCACCGAGGTTCTCCCGCGCTACCGGCACCTCGTCGAGGACGCCGGAGGCCGGGCGGGGAGCGCCACCCCCGAGCAGCTCACCGGGATCGTGGAAGAGGTCGGCGCCGCGGCCGGCGGCTACCTATGGTCCTTGGCGATAGCCGGTGGGTCTGCGTGGAAGATGGAGGGGCGCCTGGCGCGCTTCTTCCGGCGGTATCTTTCCGGCCGCGTGGCGGGCAGCCCGCAGGCGCTGGTGCGCGGGCTGCCGGGGACGGAGGCGGGGACGCCGCCCCACGCCGTCCAGAGCGCCGACTGGTACCGTCCGACCCTCGGCGAGCTCGGCTTTGCCGGTGGGGACGATTCTGGCGGCACCGGCCGGCGGGAGGGGATCGCGAGGGAGCGGGAGGCGCTGGAGCGGGCTTGCAGGGAGGCGTTGGCTGGCCGCCCCAGGCTGCTGCGCAGGTTCGCCGCGCTGCTGGAGGTGGCCCAACGCTACGCGGTCCTGCGCGAGCGACAGGCGCGCGACTTCACCCTGGGCTGGCCCGTCCTGCGTCGCTGTGCCCTTTGGATCGGCGAGGACCTCGTCTCGAGGGGCGTCATCGACTCCGCCGAGGACGCCTTCTTCCTCGTCCGAGCCGAGCTCGACGGCCGGGAAGACCTCCGCGAGGAGGTCGCTGTGCGCAGGCACAGGTGGGAACGGCAGCGCCGCCTGGCGGCCCCTCTCGCCCTGGGCGAGCAGCCTAAGGCCATGAGGACGCTGGTGGACGGCCTGGCCCAGGCCGCGCGCACCGGACCGGTCCCTCCGGACGCGATCCTCGCGGGCGAGCCCGCGAGCCCCGGACGGGCCGCAGGGCGGGTTCGGGTGGTGGAGGGCCCCGCCGACTTCGACCGTTTCGAGGAAGGGGAGGTGCTCGTCGCCCGCATCACCGCGCCGGCGTGGACCCCGCTCTTCGGGCGGGCAGCGGCCGTGGTCACCGACGGCGGCACCCTCGCCGCCCACGCCTCCCTCGTCGCGCGCGAGTACGGTATCCCGGCGGTCGTGGGCACCGGAGAGGCCACCCGAAGGTTGCGCGACGGGATGCTCGTGATGGTGGACGGCGGGGCGGGGACCGTCGTGTCGCCGTGAAGAAGGTCCCACTCCCGGCCGCCCGCCCGGTGTGGAGGGCGTCGTAGGCATGCCCTTCGAGGCGCTGGTCGCCGTCCACGTGCTCGCCGGCCTCGCGTGCGTGGTCGCGGGGTCCGCCTCCGCGCTTGCACAGAAGCGCCGGGGCCTCCACAGCGCCGCCGGGCGCGTCTACCTCGCCGCCTACGCCGTCGTCTTCGCCACCGCGACCATCATGTCGCTCGCCCATTGGGAGCGAGACGCACACCTCTTCTTCGTCGGCGCGACGGGTTTCGCGCTGGCCGCCTTGGGCCTCGCTGCGCGACGCCGGCGCGGTCGGCTCTCGACCCCGGTCCACATCGTGGCGATGGGAGGGTCCTACGTGGCATTGCTCACGGCGTTCTACGTGGACAACGGCCCGCGCCTTCCGCTGTGGCGGCTCCTGCCGCCCGAGAGCTTCTGGATACTTCCGAGCGCCGTCGGCGTCCCGCTCATCTTGCGCGCGCTGACCCGGCATCGCGGCGGACGCGCGCGCCGCGTCCCCTCGGGTTCTCGCGGCGCGCGATCTTCGCCCGCCGGCCCGACCGCCCGATCCGCCCCTCCTCCCCGGCGGGACGGACGCCAATGAAGCCGCCATCGGGGGCAAGGCACGCCCTCGCCCGACCACAAGCTCATCGCGAAAGCGCGCCTGGGCAGCGCCGCCGCGCGGCGCCGAACAAGCGTTGTAGCTAAATAACTAGAAATATAGTTGCAATAACCGGGCACGCGGGTATACTGGTCCCATGGACACCGACAAAGCCGCCAACGCGATGGACGCCCTTGGGGCGCCCGTGAGGCTCGGGATCTACCGGATGCTCGTGCGGGCGGGCGCGGACGGGATGACCATAGGCCGCATCCAGCAGAGGACCGGCATCCCCCGATCCACGCTGTCCCACCACCTGCACCGCCTGATCGGCGCCGGGCTGGTCTCCTCGGAGAAGGTCGGCACCAGCCTCGTCTGCCGCGCCGACTACCGCGCCATGGACGACCTCGTGGCCTTCCTCTCCGACGAGTGCTGCGTCGAGGAAAGCGGCCGAAGCGACGCCGTCGCCTGATCGGGACCGAGGAGGACCCGGGAGTATTTTTTGCCCGCTAATAACTAATAAACTAGTTATATAGTCTAAATCTAAGGACGAGGAAGGCTTCGGAGATGTACTCGGCGGAACTGCAGGAGAAGAGCATGAAGGACTTCGCCCGCGCGAGGCGCACAGCATCCACCCGACGGCTGCTCGGGCGGCTCGCGGCGCGGTTGCGGGGTGTCGCGTTGTGCTGCGCGTCGCCGGCGTGCTTCGAGGCGGCGAGGGAGGGGTCGGGAGCGCTGCCTCGTGGACGCGAGCGTGTCGAAACCGTCGAGGTGGCGAGGATCAGGGGCACCGTCGGCCGGTGCCGGGACTTCGACCGCGACTTCCTGCCGCTCTCCTCGGCGCTGGCCAAGAGGTGGGTGAGCGTGGACCGGGCGTTCCACGAGGGGAGGACCCTCCCGCCCGTGGAGCTCTACGAGTTGGGGGGAGACTACTTCGTCGTGGACGGCAACCACCGCGTGTCGGTCGCCCGCGTCCACGGCGCCGCCGCGGTGGACGCGGTGGTGAAGAGGTACGCGAAGGCGCACGCCGCGGCTTGCGGCTGCTAGCCGGTTCGCGGCGCGGACCAACGAGGGATCGTACGGGGAGGAGAGATGGAAGGCTTGATCGCAGATTCGGTACACGAGGCGGCGAGGATCGGCGGGTTCGTGGGCTCCTCCGCGCTCAAGATCCTGCCGGTGTTCCTGCTCAGCGTCTCGCTCGGGGTGCTGGTCCGGGCGCTCAAGCTCGACGGCGCGATCCGGAGGGCCTTCGACGCCAGGGTGGGCGTCGCCATAGTGCTCGCCACCGCGGTCGGGGCATTTAGTCCGTTCTGCTCGTGCACGGTGGTGCCGCTCGTGGCCGGGCTGCTCGTGGCGGGCGTGCCGCTGGCGCCGGTGATGGCCTTCTGGGTCGCGTCGCCCACGATGGACCCGGAGGTCTTCGCGCTCTCGGTCGGCATGATCGGGTGGCCCCTGGCCGTCGCGCGCCTCCTCGCCACGCTCTTTCTCAGCCTCGGGGCGGGCTACCTGACCCTCGCGCTCGCCCGCGGCGGGATCTTGCGCGGCAAGGTGCTGCGCCGGGGCGCGGCCGAGAAGTACGAGGAGGACGACGCGACCGACAGCGGGGGGTGCTGCGAGTCGCCCGCCCCCCGCGAGGCGGTCCTCGTGAGCGTGGCTAGGAAGCCCGCCGGCGGCGCGGAAGCGGCAACCGACGAACACCGCGCGTGGGGGGCGGAGCCGGGTGAGGAGGCGTGCGGGACCCGCGGCTGCGGGGACGACCCGAACGTCGGGAAATCGTCGGGATGGTGGGGGCAGATCGTCGGGAGCCTCCGCGGGCTCGACCGCCCCCGCTTCGCGAAGGAGGTGCTCGCGCAGAGCTGGCCCCTGGGCCGGTGGCTGCTCCTGGCCTTCGCCATCGAGGCGCTCATCCTCTTCTACGTCCCCCAGCAGACCATAGCCGGGGTCCTTGGGGGCGAGAGCGCCTTCGCCGTGCCGATCGCGGCCCTCGTGGGCCTGCCCCTCTACCTCAACGAGTTCGGGGCGCTGCCGATCGTCGCCGGCCTCCTGGACAGCGGCATGAGCCCGGGCGCGGCCATCGCCTTCCTCGTGGCCGGCCCGGTCACCACCATCCCGGCGATGGCCGCCGTGTGGGGCATCGTCAGGCCGCGCGTGTTCGCCCTCTACGTCGGCGTGGGACTGGGCGGGGCGGTGCTCATGGGCCTAATCACGGACCTCCTCCTCTGAGCGTCGCACTCCCGTCGCGTCTGGGGCGTCCCGCGCGGGGCGAACCGGCGCGCCGTTGACACGCCCGGCCCCTCGGTGTACCGTAAATCAAACAATCTTGATGCGAAGGAGGCGCCTACCATGGCCGAGGGCACACCCCACGGAATGAGGGAGAAGGTCAAGGAGAAGTACGCCGAGTTGGCCGTGGCCTCGCAGGGGGACGCGGAGGCGTCCTGCTGCGGGTCTTCGTGCGGGTGCGGCGGCGACTCGGGAGTAGCCTCGGAGGCGGATACGGCGGTACGGGTCTCCGACCTGTCGGGCGGGAGCTACTCCGAGGATGAAAGGAGCGGGCTGCCCGAGGGGGCGGTCGGGGCGTCGCTGGGGTGCGGCAATCCCACGGCGCTTGCGACGCTCTCTCCGGGGGAGGTCGTTCTCGACCTCGGCAGCGGCGGCGGCATAGACGTGCTGCTGTCGGCCAAGAGGGTGTCCCCGGGCGGCAGGGCCTACGGGCTGGACATGACCGACGAAATGCTCGAGCTGGCGAACGAGAACAGGGAGAAGTCCGGGGTCGAGA comes from Rubrobacter tropicus and encodes:
- a CDS encoding PEP/pyruvate-binding domain-containing protein, which encodes MNANDDRKRGVRGPRVVALAGATPDPSKIGAKAANLARLSAAGFPVPPGLVVTPDAEERWEEARLRLTDLAAGLGAGRFAVRSSGTAEDLEGASFAGQYETLLSVPLDELPEAVRKVFGSADAPRVAAYREVRGGASAGVGRPRMAVLVQVMVDADSAGVAFTADPVTGERAEVVVTAVRGLGEGLVSGEAAGDEWAVRDGEAVRRRSSEDAISAEQATRVAGLARRVEEHFGSPQDIEWAISGDDLYLLQARPMTALPEAASWKPPVPGYWMRNFRLGEWLPEAMTPLFADWLLGLIEGGYLGGMRATVGAILPFPHAAINGWYYAALPEPSSRLLARAVLQSRGLVLPVMFNALVRVNFDPVGADRAVLGRLAEEWRTEVLPRYRHLVEDAGGRAGSATPEQLTGIVEEVGAAAGGYLWSLAIAGGSAWKMEGRLARFFRRYLSGRVAGSPQALVRGLPGTEAGTPPHAVQSADWYRPTLGELGFAGGDDSGGTGRREGIAREREALERACREALAGRPRLLRRFAALLEVAQRYAVLRERQARDFTLGWPVLRRCALWIGEDLVSRGVIDSAEDAFFLVRAELDGREDLREEVAVRRHRWERQRRLAAPLALGEQPKAMRTLVDGLAQAARTGPVPPDAILAGEPASPGRAAGRVRVVEGPADFDRFEEGEVLVARITAPAWTPLFGRAAAVVTDGGTLAAHASLVAREYGIPAVVGTGEATRRLRDGMLVMVDGGAGTVVSP
- a CDS encoding ArsR/SmtB family transcription factor, which gives rise to MDTDKAANAMDALGAPVRLGIYRMLVRAGADGMTIGRIQQRTGIPRSTLSHHLHRLIGAGLVSSEKVGTSLVCRADYRAMDDLVAFLSDECCVEESGRSDAVA
- the arsM gene encoding arsenite methyltransferase, with protein sequence MAEGTPHGMREKVKEKYAELAVASQGDAEASCCGSSCGCGGDSGVASEADTAVRVSDLSGGSYSEDERSGLPEGAVGASLGCGNPTALATLSPGEVVLDLGSGGGIDVLLSAKRVSPGGRAYGLDMTDEMLELANENREKSGVENAEFLKGHIEDVPLPDGHVDVVISNCVINLSDDKPAVIREAFRVLKPGGRFAVSDVVFLGDKAELPADVLETVGLWTGCVAGALAKDEYEGLLSEAGFGDVSVEVTSTYDPEAVDGLDTEEKREALRRVPAASAFVRATKLEGI
- a CDS encoding permease: MIADSVHEAARIGGFVGSSALKILPVFLLSVSLGVLVRALKLDGAIRRAFDARVGVAIVLATAVGAFSPFCSCTVVPLVAGLLVAGVPLAPVMAFWVASPTMDPEVFALSVGMIGWPLAVARLLATLFLSLGAGYLTLALARGGILRGKVLRRGAAEKYEEDDATDSGGCCESPAPREAVLVSVARKPAGGAEAATDEHRAWGAEPGEEACGTRGCGDDPNVGKSSGWWGQIVGSLRGLDRPRFAKEVLAQSWPLGRWLLLAFAIEALILFYVPQQTIAGVLGGESAFAVPIAALVGLPLYLNEFGALPIVAGLLDSGMSPGAAIAFLVAGPVTTIPAMAAVWGIVRPRVFALYVGVGLGGAVLMGLITDLLL